In Halovivax gelatinilyticus, the following are encoded in one genomic region:
- a CDS encoding pyridoxamine 5'-phosphate oxidase family protein has product MSSLRWVHLTDEERVDLLGTGGIGVLSFSTEPGEPPASLPVSYGYDSGTDCLYFRLSFPPGSSKETIIDNPVSLVTYDEVNEGWHSVVATGRLEELTDLPYESVAVQRMWAIEIPTVDVFDRPRSEIEFHDFRLDPDSLTGRKSVS; this is encoded by the coding sequence ATGTCCAGTCTACGCTGGGTACATCTCACTGACGAAGAACGAGTCGATTTACTGGGAACGGGTGGTATCGGAGTCCTGTCCTTTTCGACCGAACCGGGCGAACCGCCGGCCTCGCTCCCGGTTTCATACGGCTACGATTCAGGGACCGACTGCCTATATTTCCGGCTTTCCTTTCCGCCCGGATCGAGTAAGGAGACAATCATCGATAACCCGGTGTCGCTCGTCACCTACGACGAAGTGAACGAGGGGTGGCACAGCGTGGTCGCGACGGGCAGGCTCGAAGAGCTGACGGACCTTCCGTACGAATCGGTCGCCGTACAGCGGATGTGGGCGATCGAAATTCCCACCGTCGACGTGTTCGATCGCCCCCGATCGGAGATCGAGTTTCACGACTTCCGACTCGATCCGGACTCACTGACTGGGAGGAAGTCTGTATCGTAG
- a CDS encoding OsmC family protein has protein sequence MSKNVTTTSEEGYVATTEIRDFDVTLDSGGEEGPDTLESLLASYASCYVPALRVGAKQRDAGELGEITIEATGELNDDDKLASIHFDIETDADVDEETASAVVERANELCKVHDALKSDLHAEISF, from the coding sequence ATGTCAAAGAACGTGACCACGACGTCCGAGGAAGGCTACGTAGCGACGACCGAGATCCGCGACTTCGACGTGACGCTCGATTCCGGCGGCGAAGAGGGGCCGGACACGCTCGAGAGCCTGCTCGCGTCCTACGCGAGTTGCTACGTCCCCGCGCTTCGCGTCGGTGCGAAACAGCGCGACGCCGGCGAACTCGGTGAAATCACGATCGAGGCGACCGGCGAACTCAACGACGACGACAAACTGGCGTCGATCCATTTCGACATCGAAACCGACGCGGACGTCGACGAGGAAACCGCGAGCGCGGTCGTCGAACGAGCGAACGAACTCTGTAAGGTCCACGACGCACTGAAGAGCGATCTACACGCCGAAATATCGTTCTGA